The following coding sequences are from one Formosa haliotis window:
- a CDS encoding head GIN domain-containing protein produces MKNIIYIVFVLIVMSCDNDTANDCFRTSGTTISKAIAVESFETILVNRNIELILKQGPEISVIIETGENLMNDVEVHVVDGELQLTDNNTCNLFRDYDPTRITVTTPTVTSIRSSTQFDVQSEGVLVLDRLTLTSEDFNDSDSFNVGDFNMHINVQDLNVVSNNISMFYISGITEHLTVGFYAGAGRFEGANLIANTVNVYHRGSNDIIVNPQISLKGELVSTGNLISKNKPETVEVEAKYKGDLYFED; encoded by the coding sequence ATGAAAAATATAATTTACATAGTGTTTGTTTTAATTGTAATGTCTTGCGATAACGATACGGCAAACGACTGTTTTAGAACATCGGGTACTACAATTTCTAAAGCTATTGCGGTAGAATCGTTTGAAACCATTCTGGTAAACAGAAATATAGAACTAATCTTGAAACAAGGTCCAGAAATATCGGTTATTATTGAAACCGGTGAAAATTTGATGAATGATGTTGAGGTTCATGTGGTGGATGGCGAATTGCAGCTTACCGATAATAATACCTGTAATTTGTTTAGAGATTACGATCCTACAAGAATCACCGTGACTACACCAACGGTAACAAGCATAAGAAGTTCTACCCAATTCGATGTGCAGTCTGAAGGTGTTTTGGTTTTAGATCGATTAACCTTAACATCGGAAGATTTTAATGATTCCGATAGTTTTAATGTAGGCGATTTTAATATGCACATTAATGTGCAAGATTTAAATGTGGTTTCTAACAACATTTCCATGTTTTATATCTCAGGAATTACCGAGCATTTAACGGTAGGTTTTTATGCTGGTGCTGGCCGATTTGAAGGCGCTAATTTAATAGCGAATACTGTAAATGTTTACCATAGAGGGAGTAACGATATTATTGTAAATCCGCAAATATCTTTAAAAGGAGAGTTGGTAAGTACGGGAAATTTAATTTCTAAAAACAAACCAGAAACGGTAGAGGTTGAAGCCAAATATAAAGGCGATTTGTATTTTGAAGATTAA